A single region of the Gorilla gorilla gorilla isolate KB3781 chromosome 1, NHGRI_mGorGor1-v2.1_pri, whole genome shotgun sequence genome encodes:
- the CRNN gene encoding cornulin, with protein MPQLLQNINGIIEAFRRYTRTEGNCTALTRGELKRLLEQEFADVIVKPHDPATVDEVLRLLDEDHTGTVEFKEFLVLVFKVAQACFKTLSESPEGACGSHESGSLHSRASQELGEGQRSGTEVGRAGKGQHYEGSSHRQSQQGSRGQNRPGVQTQGQATGSAWVSSYDRQAESQNQERISPQIQLSGQTEQTQKAGEGKRNQTTEMRPERQPQTREQDRAHQTGEIVTGSGTQTQAGATQTVEQDSSHQTGRTSTQTQEATNDQNRGTEIHSQGRSQTSQAVTGGHAQIQAGTHTQTPTQTVEQDSSHQTGSTSTQTQESINSQNRGTEIHGQGRSQTSQAVTGGHTQTQAGSHTQTVEQDRSQTVSHGGAREQGQTQTQPGSGQRWMQVSNPEAGETVPGGQAQTRASTESGRQEWSSTHPRRCVTEGQGDRQPTVVGEEWVDDHSRETVILRLDQGNLHTSVSSAQGQDAAQSEEKRGITARELYSYLRSNKP; from the coding sequence AAACCCCACGATCCAGCAACTGTGGATGAGGTCCTGCGTCTGCTGGATGAAGACCACACAGGGACTGTGGAATTCAAGGAATTCCTGGTCTTGGTGTTTAAAGTTGCCCAGGCCTGTTTCAAGACACTGAGCGAGAGTCCTGAGGGAGCCTGCGGCTCTCACGAGTCTGGAAGCCTCCACTCTAGGGCCTCGCAGGAGCTGGGCGAAGGACAGAGAAGTGGCACTGAAGTGGGAAGGGCGGGGAAAGGGCAGCATTATGAGGGGAGCAGCCACAGACAGAGCCAGCAGGGTTCCAGAGGGCAGAACAGGCCTGGGGTTCAGACCCAGGGTCAGGCCACTGGCTCTGCGTGGGTCAGCAGCTATGACAGGCAAGCTGAGTCCCAGAACCAGGAAAGAATAAGCCCGCAGATACAACTCTCTGGGCAGACAGAGCAGACCCAGAAAGCTGGAGAAGGCAAGAGGAATCAGACAACAGAGATGAGGCCAGAGAGACAGCCACAGACCAGGGAACAGGACAGAGCCCACCAGACAGGTGAGATTGTGACTGGATCTGGAACTCAGACCCAGGCAGGTGCCACCCAGACTGTGGAGCAGGACAGCAGCCACCAGACAGGAAGAACCAGCACGCAGACACAGGAGGCCACCAATGACCAGAACAGAGGGACTGAGATCCACAGTCAAGGCAGGAGCCAGACCAGCCAGGCTGTGACAGGAGGACATGCTCAGATACAGGCAGGGACACACACCCAGACACCCACCCAGACCGTGGAGCAGGACAGCAGCCACCAGACAGGAAGCACCAGCACCCAGACACAGGAGTCCATCAATAGCCAGAACAGAGGGACTGAGATCCACGGTCAAGGCAGGAGCCAGACCAGCCAGGCTGTGACAGGAGGACACACTCAGACACAGGCAGGGTCACACACCCAGACTGTGGAGCAGGACAGAAGCCAAACTGTAAGCCACGGAGGGGCTAGAGAACAGGGACAGACCCAGACGCAGCCAGGCAGTGGTCAAAGATGGATGCAAGTGAGCaaccctgaggcaggagagacagTACCGGGAGGACAGGCCCAGACTAGGGCAAGCACTGAATCAGGAAGGCAGGAGTGGAGCAGCACTCACCCAAGGCGCTGTGTGACAGAAGGGCAGGGAGACAGACAGCCCACAGTGGTTGGTGAGGAATGGGTTGATGACCACTCAAGGGAGACAGTGATCCTCAGGCTGGACCAGGGCAACTTGCATACCAGTGTTTCCTCAGCACAGGGCCAGGATGCAGCCCAGTCAGAAGAGAAGCGAGGCATCACAGCTAGAGAGCTGTATTCCTACTTGAGAAGCAACAAGCCATGA